The following coding sequences lie in one Mercenaria mercenaria strain notata chromosome 5, MADL_Memer_1, whole genome shotgun sequence genomic window:
- the LOC123556684 gene encoding cyclic nucleotide-binding domain-containing protein 2-like isoform X1: MGSRRQFVSESDLPSEDSKIFRRESITDYITSRRGSLSDLVFSTSRNLSRDSFVAQTSRRSRHLSLTSQCTSFTTQKQRSSSLVPLQKPQISSRDTRTDYVSTGLSNFEKRFIKTKSLNSFNASNTRVDDQKRNSKGQINISKRRRLLRKIKSLQTFDSVLKNRQRRQRFDPLTKFRRAARIVLLLLKATASSRHASQGHQDQKSWSQIAEEQSTAKRTYDLFGISFDPSMFKAKREKYLSNEAKIIMSLYPADRTEDQLKLALLALNQAVDAFGEFPIKLQRSLASVGWYENFEAKRVIIRQGHTADNFYFILSGTAVVTLLETNKDTGEEGVRTVAFLRKGNSFGELALMHGAKRSATVTCQTNVELLAVSREDFIDIFMHTEKDKEPEHISFLRTIDVFRGWPVEKLPHNNPRICLFTFFRRGVLLCKDSNSTDWIYVIKTGTCRVLKDLFDTRPNIPGLEYVPYSLNQSFTKLPPIPHIKSTESTPRSHRHTSIQHNAHRHHLRLPDIYKRSSEQLLTAAIEHQAQLNAIFEKRHKVPRSDRYSEDLSQQENRNNPNHAGKVFVQIQKLASRDVFGLEQTVFGMIGQTTSCSLVSDGAECILINKKFFLQHLSDNVAKQIRKTIQPIPSEESLQQKLQDQTNWDAYKSMTVSNCVVFKKQLHEHEVDALYL; encoded by the exons ATGGGAAGCAGACGACAGTTTGTCAGTGAATCTGATTTGCCATCTGAAGACAGTAAAATATTCCGACGGGAATCTATCACGGATTATATTACAAGTCGTCGGGGATCACTTTCCGACCTCGTATTCAGCACTAGTAGGAATCTTTCACGTGACTCATTTGTTGCACAAACTTCACGCCGATCCCGTCACCTTAGTTTAACCAGTCAATGTACATCATTTACAACTCAGAAACAAAGATCTTCAAGCTTAGTACCTCTACAGAAACCTCAAATTTCATCACGTGACACACGCACGGACTACGTTTCTACTGGACTTTCAAATTTTGAGAAACGGTTTATCAAAACTAAATCCCTAAATAGCTTCAATGCGTCCAACACAAGAGTCGATGACCAAAAGCGGAATTCAAAAGGTCAAATTAACATAAGTAAACGACGAAGGTTGTTACGGAAAATAAAGTCTCTACAGACATTTGACAGTGTTCTGAAAAACAGGCAGCGGAGGCAACGCTTTGAC CCATTGACCAAATTCAGAAGAGCTGCGAGAATTGTTTTACTTCTTCTGAAAGCAACAGCAAGTAGCAG ACATGCAAGCCAGGGTCACCAGGACCAAAAATCTTGGTCACAGATCGCAGAGGAACAGAGTACGGCAAAAAGGACTTATGACCTGTTTGGAATCTCCTTCGATCCCTCCATGTTCAAAGCGAAACGTGAG aaataCTTGAGTAACGAAGCGAAGATAATAATGTCGTTGTACCCGGCAGACCGGACCGAGGACCAGCTGAAGCTGGCTCTGCTCGCACTCAACCAGGCAGTAGACGCCTTCGGAGAGTTCCCTATCAAACTACAGAGATCTCTCGCTAGTGTAGGCTGGTATGAGAA tttcgAGGCAAAACGTGTGATCATACGTCAAGGACATACAGCAGACAATTTCTACTTCATTCTCTCAGGGACAG ctgTTGTAACTTTACTGGAGACAAACAAAGACACGGGTGAGGAAGGAGTTAGAACAGTGGCCTTTCTCCGTAAAGGCAACAGCTTTGGG GAGTTAGCACTGATGCATGGAGCAAAGAGAAGCGCCACAGTCACATGTCAGACAAACGTGGAGCTTCTTGCAGTCAGCAGAGAAGATTTTATCGATATCTTCATGCACACAGAGAAAGATAAAGAGCCAGAACACATCAGTTTTCTCCGTACTATCGACGTATTCCGCGGCTGGCCCGTGGAGAAATTGCCACATAATAACCCAAGAATATGTCTCTTCACTTTCTTCAG GCGAGGTGTTTTACTCTGCAAGGACAGTAACTCTACCGACTGGATCTACGTCATAAAGACGGGCACCTGTCGGGTTCTCAAGGATCTCTTTGACACAAGGCCTAACATACCGGGTCTTGAATATGTACCGTACTCACTGAATCAGTCATTTACAA AGTTACCCCCAATACCTCATATCAAGTCTACAGAGAGCACTCCGAGATCACACAGACATACATCGATACAACATAATGCTCACAGACACCACCTACGTTTACCTGATATTTATAAACGGTCTTCAGAACAAT TACTGACGGCGGCTATCGAACATCAGGCGCAACTGAATGCAATATTTGAGAAGAGGCACAAAGTACCTCGGAGTGATAGATAT AGCGAAGATCTTTCACAGCAAGAAAACAGAAACAATCCTAATCATGCGGGTAAAGTGTTTGTACAGATCCAGAAACTGGCTTCAAGAGATGTTTTT GGTTTAGAACAGACGGTGTTTGGAATGATTGGTCAGACGACGAGTTGCAGTCTGGTATCAGACGGAGCTGAATGTATTCTCATCAACAAAAAGTTCTTCCTACAACATCTTTCAGACAATGTCGCAAAACAGATACGTAAAACT ATTCAGCCAATACCAAGTGAGGAAAGTCTGCAACAGAAACTACAGGACCAGACAAACTGGGATGCTTATAAATCTATGACAGTCTCTAACTGTGTTGTGTTCAAGAAGCAGTTACATGAACATGAAGTAGATGCACTCTACTTATGA
- the LOC123556684 gene encoding cyclic nucleotide-binding domain-containing protein 2-like isoform X4 has translation MCDIIRLVKMATTGGTAHRLPHPVFPADHKSSSHSSAPLTKFRRAARIVLLLLKATASSRHASQGHQDQKSWSQIAEEQSTAKRTYDLFGISFDPSMFKAKREKYLSNEAKIIMSLYPADRTEDQLKLALLALNQAVDAFGEFPIKLQRSLASVGWYENFEAKRVIIRQGHTADNFYFILSGTAVVTLLETNKDTGEEGVRTVAFLRKGNSFGELALMHGAKRSATVTCQTNVELLAVSREDFIDIFMHTEKDKEPEHISFLRTIDVFRGWPVEKLPHNNPRICLFTFFRRGVLLCKDSNSTDWIYVIKTGTCRVLKDLFDTRPNIPGLEYVPYSLNQSFTKLPPIPHIKSTESTPRSHRHTSIQHNAHRHHLRLPDIYKRSSEQLLTAAIEHQAQLNAIFEKRHKVPRSDRYSEDLSQQENRNNPNHAGKVFVQIQKLASRDVFGLEQTVFGMIGQTTSCSLVSDGAECILINKKFFLQHLSDNVAKQIRKTIQPIPSEESLQQKLQDQTNWDAYKSMTVSNCVVFKKQLHEHEVDALYL, from the exons ATGTGTGACATTATACGTCTGGTAAAAATGGCGACGACGGGTGGGACCGCACACAGGTTGCCACACCCTGTGTTCCCTGCAGATCATAAGAGTTCTTCACATAGTTCAGCG CCATTGACCAAATTCAGAAGAGCTGCGAGAATTGTTTTACTTCTTCTGAAAGCAACAGCAAGTAGCAG ACATGCAAGCCAGGGTCACCAGGACCAAAAATCTTGGTCACAGATCGCAGAGGAACAGAGTACGGCAAAAAGGACTTATGACCTGTTTGGAATCTCCTTCGATCCCTCCATGTTCAAAGCGAAACGTGAG aaataCTTGAGTAACGAAGCGAAGATAATAATGTCGTTGTACCCGGCAGACCGGACCGAGGACCAGCTGAAGCTGGCTCTGCTCGCACTCAACCAGGCAGTAGACGCCTTCGGAGAGTTCCCTATCAAACTACAGAGATCTCTCGCTAGTGTAGGCTGGTATGAGAA tttcgAGGCAAAACGTGTGATCATACGTCAAGGACATACAGCAGACAATTTCTACTTCATTCTCTCAGGGACAG ctgTTGTAACTTTACTGGAGACAAACAAAGACACGGGTGAGGAAGGAGTTAGAACAGTGGCCTTTCTCCGTAAAGGCAACAGCTTTGGG GAGTTAGCACTGATGCATGGAGCAAAGAGAAGCGCCACAGTCACATGTCAGACAAACGTGGAGCTTCTTGCAGTCAGCAGAGAAGATTTTATCGATATCTTCATGCACACAGAGAAAGATAAAGAGCCAGAACACATCAGTTTTCTCCGTACTATCGACGTATTCCGCGGCTGGCCCGTGGAGAAATTGCCACATAATAACCCAAGAATATGTCTCTTCACTTTCTTCAG GCGAGGTGTTTTACTCTGCAAGGACAGTAACTCTACCGACTGGATCTACGTCATAAAGACGGGCACCTGTCGGGTTCTCAAGGATCTCTTTGACACAAGGCCTAACATACCGGGTCTTGAATATGTACCGTACTCACTGAATCAGTCATTTACAA AGTTACCCCCAATACCTCATATCAAGTCTACAGAGAGCACTCCGAGATCACACAGACATACATCGATACAACATAATGCTCACAGACACCACCTACGTTTACCTGATATTTATAAACGGTCTTCAGAACAAT TACTGACGGCGGCTATCGAACATCAGGCGCAACTGAATGCAATATTTGAGAAGAGGCACAAAGTACCTCGGAGTGATAGATAT AGCGAAGATCTTTCACAGCAAGAAAACAGAAACAATCCTAATCATGCGGGTAAAGTGTTTGTACAGATCCAGAAACTGGCTTCAAGAGATGTTTTT GGTTTAGAACAGACGGTGTTTGGAATGATTGGTCAGACGACGAGTTGCAGTCTGGTATCAGACGGAGCTGAATGTATTCTCATCAACAAAAAGTTCTTCCTACAACATCTTTCAGACAATGTCGCAAAACAGATACGTAAAACT ATTCAGCCAATACCAAGTGAGGAAAGTCTGCAACAGAAACTACAGGACCAGACAAACTGGGATGCTTATAAATCTATGACAGTCTCTAACTGTGTTGTGTTCAAGAAGCAGTTACATGAACATGAAGTAGATGCACTCTACTTATGA
- the LOC123556684 gene encoding cyclic nucleotide-binding domain-containing protein 2-like isoform X2 produces the protein MEDWEDILSTRKWPDGSDVTTKIVQAKSVPNCGTKPRVTVSNENRNTVESAHDDSYGNVDMNTRMEYEDKSVKYLKRKRLDGIKSARLERVLQLDTAVASSSARSSRTYKKEFDTEKGIANITSRKTFTPLTKFRRAARIVLLLLKATASSRHASQGHQDQKSWSQIAEEQSTAKRTYDLFGISFDPSMFKAKREKYLSNEAKIIMSLYPADRTEDQLKLALLALNQAVDAFGEFPIKLQRSLASVGWYENFEAKRVIIRQGHTADNFYFILSGTAVVTLLETNKDTGEEGVRTVAFLRKGNSFGELALMHGAKRSATVTCQTNVELLAVSREDFIDIFMHTEKDKEPEHISFLRTIDVFRGWPVEKLPHNNPRICLFTFFRRGVLLCKDSNSTDWIYVIKTGTCRVLKDLFDTRPNIPGLEYVPYSLNQSFTKLPPIPHIKSTESTPRSHRHTSIQHNAHRHHLRLPDIYKRSSEQLLTAAIEHQAQLNAIFEKRHKVPRSDRYSEDLSQQENRNNPNHAGKVFVQIQKLASRDVFGLEQTVFGMIGQTTSCSLVSDGAECILINKKFFLQHLSDNVAKQIRKTIQPIPSEESLQQKLQDQTNWDAYKSMTVSNCVVFKKQLHEHEVDALYL, from the exons ATGGAAGACTGGGAAGATATACTGTCTACAAGAAAATGGCCAGACGGAAGTGACGTCACAACAAAAATAGTACAGGCAAAGTCAGTGCCTAACTGCGGTACGAAACCTCGTGTAACTGTAAGCAATGAAAACAGAAATACAGTCGAAAGTGCACATGATGATTCATACGGTAATGTAGACATGAACACACGCATGGAATACGAAGATAAAAGTGTGAAATATTTGAAGAGGAAGAGACTGGATGGAATCAAAAGTGCGAGACTTGAACGAGTTTTACAGCTAGACACGGCTGTAGCCAGTTCAAGTGCTAGGTCAAGTAGAACATATAAGAAAGAGTTTGACACGGAAAAGGGAATAGCTAATATAACATCTAGAAAGACATTTACG CCATTGACCAAATTCAGAAGAGCTGCGAGAATTGTTTTACTTCTTCTGAAAGCAACAGCAAGTAGCAG ACATGCAAGCCAGGGTCACCAGGACCAAAAATCTTGGTCACAGATCGCAGAGGAACAGAGTACGGCAAAAAGGACTTATGACCTGTTTGGAATCTCCTTCGATCCCTCCATGTTCAAAGCGAAACGTGAG aaataCTTGAGTAACGAAGCGAAGATAATAATGTCGTTGTACCCGGCAGACCGGACCGAGGACCAGCTGAAGCTGGCTCTGCTCGCACTCAACCAGGCAGTAGACGCCTTCGGAGAGTTCCCTATCAAACTACAGAGATCTCTCGCTAGTGTAGGCTGGTATGAGAA tttcgAGGCAAAACGTGTGATCATACGTCAAGGACATACAGCAGACAATTTCTACTTCATTCTCTCAGGGACAG ctgTTGTAACTTTACTGGAGACAAACAAAGACACGGGTGAGGAAGGAGTTAGAACAGTGGCCTTTCTCCGTAAAGGCAACAGCTTTGGG GAGTTAGCACTGATGCATGGAGCAAAGAGAAGCGCCACAGTCACATGTCAGACAAACGTGGAGCTTCTTGCAGTCAGCAGAGAAGATTTTATCGATATCTTCATGCACACAGAGAAAGATAAAGAGCCAGAACACATCAGTTTTCTCCGTACTATCGACGTATTCCGCGGCTGGCCCGTGGAGAAATTGCCACATAATAACCCAAGAATATGTCTCTTCACTTTCTTCAG GCGAGGTGTTTTACTCTGCAAGGACAGTAACTCTACCGACTGGATCTACGTCATAAAGACGGGCACCTGTCGGGTTCTCAAGGATCTCTTTGACACAAGGCCTAACATACCGGGTCTTGAATATGTACCGTACTCACTGAATCAGTCATTTACAA AGTTACCCCCAATACCTCATATCAAGTCTACAGAGAGCACTCCGAGATCACACAGACATACATCGATACAACATAATGCTCACAGACACCACCTACGTTTACCTGATATTTATAAACGGTCTTCAGAACAAT TACTGACGGCGGCTATCGAACATCAGGCGCAACTGAATGCAATATTTGAGAAGAGGCACAAAGTACCTCGGAGTGATAGATAT AGCGAAGATCTTTCACAGCAAGAAAACAGAAACAATCCTAATCATGCGGGTAAAGTGTTTGTACAGATCCAGAAACTGGCTTCAAGAGATGTTTTT GGTTTAGAACAGACGGTGTTTGGAATGATTGGTCAGACGACGAGTTGCAGTCTGGTATCAGACGGAGCTGAATGTATTCTCATCAACAAAAAGTTCTTCCTACAACATCTTTCAGACAATGTCGCAAAACAGATACGTAAAACT ATTCAGCCAATACCAAGTGAGGAAAGTCTGCAACAGAAACTACAGGACCAGACAAACTGGGATGCTTATAAATCTATGACAGTCTCTAACTGTGTTGTGTTCAAGAAGCAGTTACATGAACATGAAGTAGATGCACTCTACTTATGA